One region of Chlamydiota bacterium genomic DNA includes:
- a CDS encoding chorismate synthase has product MIGCTIGRLFQVTVAGGSYQEGLAAVVQGLPPGMPLSEEEIYADLLLRKPGADELSSPRKEPDLPIILTGLNAADTVEGAGNRNRTNGTPLTILIPNLDRHFVHIKQYQDTNRTPRPGHASWASFLKYGPDDDAVGAGFFSGRHTAPVVAAGSVARKVLARCGIRVFAYVREMAGVRCGDMDHEKAFASVEAYKRMRRDTDPFQRAVYARGRVTMEMRFLEKARVFAEIEKEIDKIRAGAPRLAPGEVRERYGVHHVVNCPDPDAAAGMLEAATRVSAAGDSSGGVVELVALGVPAGLGEPVFCKLDAALGGMLGIGAVKGVEVGAGFAVKDMTGSVCNDQMRAENGRVIFLSNNAGGITGGLATGQPVVARIAVKPTPTIDRPQKTIDKYTKRNTELAAITRRDPTIVARIWPVAESYAALALLDQLMIHFGYQTLRERAAGTNP; this is encoded by the coding sequence ATGATCGGATGCACCATCGGGAGGCTGTTCCAGGTCACCGTCGCCGGGGGGTCGTACCAGGAGGGGCTCGCCGCCGTCGTGCAGGGCCTCCCCCCCGGGATGCCGCTGAGCGAGGAGGAGATCTACGCCGACCTGCTGCTGCGCAAGCCGGGCGCGGACGAGCTCTCCAGCCCGCGCAAGGAGCCGGACCTGCCCATCATCCTGACCGGCCTCAACGCCGCCGACACCGTGGAGGGGGCGGGGAACCGGAACCGAACGAACGGGACGCCGCTGACGATCCTCATCCCGAACCTGGACCGCCACTTCGTCCATATCAAGCAGTACCAGGACACCAACCGCACGCCGCGCCCCGGGCACGCCTCCTGGGCCTCGTTTCTCAAGTACGGTCCCGACGACGACGCCGTCGGCGCCGGCTTCTTCAGCGGGCGCCACACCGCCCCGGTCGTCGCCGCGGGGTCGGTCGCCAGGAAGGTCCTCGCCCGCTGCGGGATCCGCGTCTTCGCCTACGTCCGCGAGATGGCGGGGGTGCGCTGCGGCGACATGGACCACGAGAAGGCGTTCGCCTCCGTGGAGGCGTACAAGCGGATGCGGCGCGACACCGACCCGTTCCAGCGGGCGGTGTACGCGCGCGGGCGCGTCACGATGGAGATGCGCTTCCTCGAGAAGGCGCGCGTCTTCGCCGAGATCGAGAAGGAGATCGACAAAATACGGGCCGGCGCGCCCCGGCTCGCCCCCGGGGAGGTGCGGGAGCGGTACGGGGTGCACCACGTCGTGAACTGCCCGGACCCGGATGCCGCCGCCGGGATGCTCGAGGCCGCCACCCGGGTGTCGGCCGCCGGCGACTCCTCGGGCGGCGTGGTGGAGCTCGTCGCGCTCGGCGTCCCCGCGGGGCTCGGCGAACCGGTCTTCTGCAAGCTCGACGCGGCGCTCGGCGGGATGCTCGGCATCGGGGCGGTCAAGGGGGTGGAGGTCGGCGCGGGCTTCGCCGTGAAGGATATGACCGGCTCGGTGTGCAACGACCAGATGCGGGCGGAGAACGGGCGCGTGATCTTCCTCTCCAACAACGCCGGCGGGATCACCGGCGGTCTGGCGACCGGCCAGCCGGTCGTCGCGCGCATCGCCGTCAAGCCCACGCCCACCATCGACCGGCCGCAGAAGACGATCGACAAATACACGAAGAGGAATACCGAGCTGGCGGCCATCACGCGGCGCGACCCGACGATCGTGGCGCGCATCTGGCCGGTCGCGGAGTCGTACGCCGCCCTGGCGCTGCTCGACCAGCTGATGATCCATTTCGGCTACCAGACGCTCAGGGAGCGCGCGGCGGGAACAAACCCTTGA
- a CDS encoding tetratricopeptide repeat protein has translation MPPHTVRPHSARLLAAAALIACAAPLRGEAVPGPDDAGARCASALKLLEAGRRREAAAEMAAALDACAGTAAAAAPSSASEKRYRAGLEQLGVRYDSLAEKEFREALSLDPGHAAARYQLAFLLGNRGDYAGMFREIWQAVRTRPLETEKLRAIGGLSLMAGDVPRAIRAYERALELSPSSPEVRRMLGLVLVENGRRDEGFAMLRQALDAQPGDYSTLSSLGLAHALAGDYPKAEETLKKAIEINRGHPEALSRLGMVLLVQDRAGESVRLLDAAVKTAPDSADLHANLAKAYRAEGKLDEAERHYTLALKADPGNYDAWFELGAIQSAAGRFERALEAYRKAAELDPGLARAHHRIGLLLAKKKQYADAEKSFKKALDANCDFADAYFALALIAREHRKDPRAAAHYCRMYLLYDSRSPRAAQAARWIEDAEGGGKGGG, from the coding sequence ATGCCCCCGCACACCGTGCGCCCGCATTCGGCCCGCCTGCTCGCCGCGGCGGCGCTGATCGCCTGCGCGGCGCCCCTCCGGGGAGAGGCCGTCCCCGGGCCGGACGACGCGGGGGCGCGCTGCGCCTCCGCCCTGAAGCTCCTGGAGGCCGGCAGGCGGCGCGAAGCCGCAGCCGAGATGGCCGCTGCGCTCGACGCCTGCGCCGGCACGGCCGCCGCCGCGGCGCCCTCCTCCGCCTCCGAGAAGCGTTACCGCGCCGGGCTGGAGCAGTTGGGCGTCCGGTACGATTCGCTCGCGGAGAAGGAGTTCAGGGAGGCGCTGTCGCTCGATCCCGGCCACGCCGCCGCGCGCTACCAGCTCGCCTTCCTGCTCGGCAACAGGGGCGACTACGCGGGGATGTTCCGCGAGATCTGGCAGGCGGTCCGGACCCGGCCGCTGGAGACCGAGAAGCTCCGGGCGATCGGCGGGCTCTCCCTGATGGCCGGCGACGTGCCCCGGGCGATACGGGCCTACGAGCGGGCGCTGGAGCTCTCCCCCTCCTCCCCGGAGGTCCGAAGGATGCTCGGCCTGGTGCTGGTCGAGAACGGCAGGAGGGACGAGGGGTTCGCGATGCTCCGGCAGGCGCTCGACGCGCAGCCGGGCGACTATTCGACCCTCTCCTCCCTCGGCCTCGCCCACGCCCTGGCCGGCGACTACCCGAAGGCGGAGGAGACGCTCAAGAAGGCGATCGAGATCAACCGCGGGCACCCGGAGGCGCTGTCGCGCCTCGGGATGGTCCTCCTCGTCCAGGACCGCGCCGGAGAGAGCGTCCGGCTGCTCGACGCGGCGGTGAAGACCGCGCCCGATTCCGCCGATCTCCACGCCAACCTGGCGAAGGCGTACAGGGCCGAGGGAAAACTCGACGAGGCCGAGCGCCACTACACGCTCGCCCTGAAGGCGGACCCGGGGAACTACGACGCCTGGTTCGAGCTGGGCGCCATCCAGAGCGCGGCGGGGCGCTTCGAGAGGGCGCTGGAGGCGTACCGGAAGGCGGCGGAGCTCGACCCCGGCCTCGCCCGCGCCCACCACAGGATCGGCCTGCTTTTGGCGAAGAAGAAGCAGTACGCCGACGCGGAGAAGAGCTTCAAGAAGGCGCTCGACGCGAACTGCGACTTCGCGGACGCCTACTTCGCGCTCGCCCTGATCGCGCGCGAGCACCGGAAGGACCCGCGCGCCGCCGCGCACTACTGCCGGATGTACCTGCTCTACGACTCGAGGAGCCCCCGCGCGGCGCAGGCGGCGCGCTGGATAGAGGACGCGGAAGGCGGGGGGAAAGGCGGGGGCTAG
- a CDS encoding PAS domain-containing protein, with protein MPFLDKVLPRIDRVDRDRLGGMLTTLARERDLFRQVFNLLGEGIVVTDREGKVTFANRSADSMLTAGRETLEGMRLADVLPDARLRRFIAEALRGRVGILAREMTVERPAPEHLTVTVMPIDEQGGAFDGAVFIFRVTTAEMRRQARHAQMKRMQAFGMMAAGIAHEIGNPLNSLDIHLQLIGRKIRLLQGAGKAELAELLGVAQEEVKRLERIVGGFLKAARPEPPAFTEAEVTDILDRTIALMEPEMRQAGIAVERRYEPFVPPVLCSPDHLRQVFINLLKNAVHAMRGGGTIRIGAGVERGQVAVTVADSGCGIPGDQLGRIFEPYFTTKEEGSGLGLVIVERLVNSHGGDLAVSSAPGKGTTITVRIPVPAKYGKLLTGGSDVNGERA; from the coding sequence ATGCCGTTCCTGGACAAGGTGCTGCCGCGGATCGACCGGGTCGACCGGGACCGGCTCGGCGGCATGCTCACGACGCTCGCGCGCGAGCGCGACCTGTTCCGGCAGGTGTTCAACCTGCTCGGCGAGGGGATCGTCGTCACCGACCGGGAGGGGAAAGTCACCTTCGCCAACCGGTCCGCGGACTCGATGCTGACGGCGGGCAGGGAGACGCTGGAGGGGATGCGCCTGGCCGACGTCCTCCCCGACGCCCGGCTCCGCCGCTTCATCGCGGAGGCGCTCAGGGGGCGCGTGGGGATACTCGCCCGCGAGATGACCGTGGAGCGCCCGGCGCCCGAGCACCTCACGGTCACCGTGATGCCGATCGACGAGCAGGGGGGCGCCTTCGACGGGGCGGTCTTCATCTTCAGGGTCACCACCGCGGAGATGCGCAGGCAGGCGCGGCACGCCCAGATGAAGCGGATGCAGGCGTTCGGGATGATGGCGGCGGGGATCGCCCACGAGATCGGGAACCCGTTGAACAGCCTCGATATCCACCTTCAGCTCATCGGGCGCAAGATCAGGCTCTTGCAAGGGGCGGGGAAGGCCGAGCTCGCGGAACTCCTCGGCGTCGCCCAGGAGGAGGTCAAGCGCCTCGAGCGGATCGTCGGCGGGTTCCTGAAGGCGGCGCGCCCGGAGCCCCCCGCGTTCACGGAGGCGGAGGTGACCGATATCCTCGACCGGACGATCGCCCTGATGGAGCCCGAGATGCGGCAGGCGGGGATCGCGGTCGAGCGGCGCTACGAGCCGTTCGTCCCCCCGGTGCTGTGCAGCCCCGACCATCTGCGGCAGGTCTTCATCAACCTGCTCAAGAACGCGGTCCATGCGATGCGCGGGGGGGGGACGATCCGCATCGGGGCGGGGGTCGAGCGCGGGCAGGTGGCGGTGACGGTCGCCGACAGCGGCTGCGGCATCCCCGGGGACCAGCTCGGCAGGATCTTCGAGCCGTACTTCACCACGAAGGAGGAGGGGAGCGGTCTCGGCCTCGTGATCGTGGAGCGGCTCGTGAACTCGCACGGGGGGGACCTTGCGGTGTCGAGCGCGCCGGGGAAGGGGACGACGATCACGGTGCGCATCCCGGTGCCGGCGAAGTACGGCAAGCTCCTCACCGGGGGCAGCGATGTCAACGGGGAGCGCGCGTGA
- a CDS encoding 4Fe-4S binding protein — MAHKIIEVCVSCGACEAECPVQAISQGETTYLIDPAKCTDCGACVEVCPVQAIVKPE; from the coding sequence ATGGCTCACAAGATCATCGAGGTGTGCGTGTCCTGCGGCGCATGCGAGGCCGAGTGCCCCGTACAGGCGATCAGCCAGGGCGAGACGACCTACCTGATCGATCCCGCCAAGTGCACCGACTGCGGGGCGTGCGTCGAGGTCTGCCCCGTGCAGGCCATCGTGAAACCCGAGTGA